The Streptomyces sp. Je 1-332 genome has a window encoding:
- a CDS encoding ABC transporter permease, which yields MSISHAPPGSVPDISGISKYELVPIVPSSTRRTRVPRWLRRTSGPLVLLALWQVLSSTGVLPQDILASPGTIAGVARDLLADGSLTSAMGVSLQRVAVGLLLGVVVGTSLALISGLFRVGEDLVDASVQMLRTVPFVGLIPLFIIWFGIGEAPKVAIITLGVSFPLYLNVYAGIRGVDSQLIEAGESLGLSRWGLVRHVILPGALPGAMTGLRYSLGIAWLALVFAEQINADSGIGFLMVQARDFLRTDVIVVCLIVYAFLGLIADFIVRTLERLLLQWRPTFTGR from the coding sequence ATGAGCATCAGCCATGCCCCGCCGGGTTCCGTACCCGACATTTCGGGAATATCGAAGTACGAGCTCGTCCCCATCGTTCCCTCATCCACCCGCCGCACCCGCGTCCCCCGCTGGCTGCGCCGCACCTCCGGCCCGCTCGTCCTGCTCGCCCTGTGGCAAGTCCTCAGCTCCACAGGGGTGTTGCCCCAGGACATCCTCGCCTCGCCGGGGACCATCGCCGGCGTCGCCCGTGATCTCCTCGCCGACGGTTCGCTGACCTCCGCCATGGGGGTCTCCCTGCAACGCGTCGCGGTGGGGCTCCTGCTCGGCGTCGTCGTCGGGACCTCGCTCGCGCTCATCTCCGGGCTCTTCCGCGTCGGCGAGGATCTCGTGGACGCCAGCGTGCAGATGCTGCGCACCGTGCCGTTCGTCGGGCTCATCCCGCTGTTCATCATCTGGTTCGGCATCGGTGAGGCGCCCAAGGTCGCCATCATCACGCTGGGCGTCTCCTTCCCGCTCTATCTGAACGTGTACGCGGGAATCCGCGGGGTCGACTCGCAGCTCATCGAGGCCGGGGAGTCCCTCGGGCTCTCCCGGTGGGGACTCGTGCGCCACGTCATCCTGCCGGGCGCGCTGCCGGGTGCGATGACCGGGCTGCGGTACTCGCTGGGCATCGCCTGGCTCGCCCTCGTCTTCGCCGAACAGATCAACGCGGACTCCGGGATCGGCTTCCTGATGGTCCAGGCGCGTGACTTCCTGCGGACCGACGTCATCGTCGTCTGCCTGATCGTCTACGCCTTCCTCGGCCTCATCGCCGACTTCATCGTCCGCACCCTCGAAAGGCTGCTGCTGCAATGGCGACCGACGTTCACCGGCCGGTGA
- a CDS encoding ABC transporter ATP-binding protein: MATDVHRPVTHNAPYTPSTSAVRVEGLTRSFDGRPVIDHLDLDVRPGEFVALLGRSGCGKSTLLRILAGLDRDIEGTVLVPRRKAVAFQAPRLMPWKRVWRNVLLGLKGKPERGVAERALEEVSLKHRTNAWPKTLSGGEAQRASLARALVREPDLLLLDEPFGALDALTRIKAQRLVDELWQRRGCAVLLVTHDVEEAVLLADRVLVMDAGVIAYETEIDLDRPRGISDPRFAELRAELLQRLGVDAHDSAEAVAAA, translated from the coding sequence ATGGCGACCGACGTTCACCGGCCGGTGACCCACAACGCCCCCTACACACCCAGCACTTCAGCCGTACGCGTCGAAGGTCTCACGCGTTCCTTCGACGGGCGTCCCGTCATCGACCACCTGGACCTGGACGTGCGGCCGGGTGAGTTCGTGGCGCTGCTCGGACGCAGCGGCTGCGGCAAGTCGACCCTGCTGCGCATCCTCGCCGGGCTCGACCGGGACATCGAGGGGACGGTCCTCGTACCGCGCCGCAAGGCCGTCGCGTTCCAGGCGCCCCGGCTCATGCCCTGGAAGCGCGTGTGGCGCAACGTCCTGCTCGGCCTGAAGGGGAAGCCCGAACGCGGCGTCGCCGAGCGGGCGTTGGAGGAGGTCAGCCTCAAGCACCGCACGAACGCCTGGCCCAAGACGCTCTCCGGGGGCGAGGCCCAACGCGCCTCACTGGCCCGCGCCCTGGTGCGCGAGCCCGATCTGCTGCTGCTCGACGAGCCGTTCGGCGCGCTCGACGCGCTCACCCGCATCAAGGCCCAGCGTCTCGTCGACGAACTGTGGCAGCGACGCGGCTGCGCCGTCCTGCTCGTCACGCACGACGTCGAGGAGGCCGTGCTGCTCGCCGACCGGGTGCTCGTCATGGACGCGGGGGTCATCGCGTACGAGACCGAGATCGATCTGGACCGGCCGCGCGGCATCTCCGATCCGCGCTTCGCCGAACTGCGCGCCGAGCTCTTGCAGCGCCTGGGCGTCGACGCGCACGACTCCGCGGAAGCCGTGGCCGCGGCGTGA
- a CDS encoding ABC transporter substrate-binding protein translates to MRRHIAAPALLLPLALLLAACSGSSSASTSSAGAGGGTDGQGSLTLNVGDQKGGSEAVLRAAGELDDLKYKIRWSTFTSGPPLLEAINAKAVDIGAVGNTPPVFAAGANSKISVVAATHGTAVGEAILVPNGSELKKAEELRGKSIAVAQGSSAHYQLIASLKKAGLGFKDVKVKYLQPADALAAFTSGKVDAWAVWDPYTSQVLQSKKGRVLTDGDGMVNGLGFQVAAPGALKDKKKSAAIDDYLRRLRKAQDWVYDHPEAWAKVWAKDTGLPYEVALAAVKRTNGTRVPVAVDKNVITSEQEIADTFADQKLIPRRIDFGDFVDTRFNGDLPPSTSKPRTYRKES, encoded by the coding sequence ATGCGACGACACATCGCCGCCCCCGCCCTGCTCCTCCCCCTGGCCCTGCTGCTCGCCGCCTGCTCCGGCTCCTCCTCCGCGAGCACCTCCTCCGCCGGCGCCGGTGGCGGGACCGACGGCCAGGGGTCGCTCACCCTCAACGTCGGTGACCAGAAGGGCGGTTCGGAGGCCGTGCTGCGCGCGGCCGGGGAGCTCGACGACCTGAAGTACAAGATCCGCTGGTCCACGTTCACCTCCGGGCCGCCCCTCCTGGAGGCCATCAACGCCAAGGCCGTGGACATCGGCGCCGTCGGCAACACACCACCCGTCTTCGCCGCCGGAGCCAACTCGAAGATCTCCGTGGTGGCCGCGACCCACGGCACCGCGGTGGGCGAGGCGATCCTCGTCCCGAACGGCTCGGAGCTGAAGAAGGCCGAGGAACTCAGGGGCAAGTCCATCGCCGTCGCGCAGGGTTCGTCGGCGCACTACCAGCTGATCGCGTCCCTCAAGAAGGCCGGGCTCGGCTTCAAGGACGTCAAGGTCAAGTATCTCCAGCCCGCCGACGCACTGGCCGCGTTCACCAGCGGCAAGGTGGACGCCTGGGCGGTGTGGGACCCGTACACCTCGCAGGTTCTCCAGAGTAAGAAGGGCCGTGTCCTGACCGACGGTGACGGGATGGTCAACGGCCTCGGATTCCAGGTGGCGGCGCCCGGCGCGCTCAAGGACAAGAAGAAATCCGCGGCGATCGACGACTACCTCAGGCGGCTGCGCAAGGCGCAGGACTGGGTCTACGACCACCCGGAGGCGTGGGCGAAGGTCTGGGCGAAGGACACCGGGCTGCCCTACGAGGTCGCGCTCGCCGCGGTCAAGCGAACCAACGGCACCCGGGTCCCGGTGGCCGTGGACAAGAACGTGATCACCTCCGAGCAGGAGATCGCCGACACCTTCGCCGACCAGAAGCTCATTCCGCGCCGCATCGATTTCGGCGACTTCGTCGACACCCGCTTCAACGGCGATCTGCCGCCGTCGACCAGCAAGCCGCGCACGTACCGCAAGGAGTCCTGA
- a CDS encoding LLM class flavin-dependent oxidoreductase, whose protein sequence is MTVHLNWFLPTGGDGRTLVDRHAYTDGGIKRSRVTPVSGVRAPDIDYLIQIAKASEQLGFEAVLTPTGTWCEDAWLTTVALAQHTERLKFLVAFRPGVISPVLAAQMAATYQRITRGRLLLNVVTGGDSTEQRRFGDHLDHDRRYARTDEFLSVVRGVWGGKPFDFHGEHYDVEGGLTALPPDPLPEIFFGGSSAAAGPVAARHTDVYLTWGEPPEQVKEKIDWIRALAEEQGRTVRFGIRLHTISRDSAAEAWATANRLLDDLDPDTIAAAQQALGRSESVGQQRMLALHGGSRDKLEISPNLWAGVGLVRGGAGTALVGSHADVADRIEEYHALGVEHFVLSGYPHLEEAYWFGEGVIPDLAARGLLPRIPASQRAGVPAVNGRPASAPGGAPLLVAGGR, encoded by the coding sequence ATGACCGTCCACCTCAACTGGTTCCTGCCGACCGGCGGCGACGGCCGCACCCTCGTGGACCGGCACGCCTACACCGACGGCGGCATCAAGCGCTCGCGCGTCACGCCGGTCAGCGGGGTACGGGCCCCCGACATCGACTATCTGATCCAGATCGCCAAGGCCTCCGAGCAGTTGGGCTTCGAGGCGGTGCTGACCCCGACCGGCACCTGGTGCGAGGACGCCTGGCTGACGACGGTCGCGCTGGCCCAGCACACCGAGCGCCTCAAGTTCCTGGTGGCGTTCCGGCCCGGCGTCATCTCGCCGGTGCTCGCCGCGCAGATGGCCGCCACGTATCAGCGCATCACGCGCGGGCGGCTGCTCCTGAACGTCGTCACGGGCGGCGACTCGACCGAGCAGCGGCGCTTCGGCGACCATCTCGACCACGATCGCCGTTACGCCCGTACCGATGAGTTCCTGTCCGTCGTACGGGGGGTGTGGGGCGGAAAGCCCTTCGATTTCCACGGCGAGCACTACGACGTGGAGGGCGGTCTGACCGCGCTGCCGCCCGACCCGCTGCCGGAGATCTTCTTCGGTGGTTCGTCGGCGGCGGCCGGTCCGGTCGCGGCACGGCACACGGATGTGTATCTGACGTGGGGCGAGCCGCCGGAGCAGGTCAAGGAGAAGATCGACTGGATTCGCGCTCTGGCCGAGGAGCAGGGGCGCACGGTCCGGTTCGGGATCCGCCTGCACACCATCTCGCGTGATTCCGCCGCCGAGGCCTGGGCCACGGCGAACCGGCTGCTCGACGACCTCGACCCGGACACCATCGCCGCCGCCCAGCAGGCTCTCGGCCGTAGCGAGTCGGTCGGCCAGCAGCGGATGCTCGCGCTGCACGGCGGTTCCCGCGACAAGCTGGAGATCTCGCCGAATCTGTGGGCGGGCGTCGGTCTCGTACGGGGCGGCGCGGGCACCGCGCTGGTCGGCAGCCACGCGGACGTCGCGGACCGGATCGAGGAGTATCACGCGCTGGGGGTCGAGCACTTCGTGCTTTCGGGCTATCCGCATCTGGAAGAGGCGTACTGGTTCGGCGAGGGTGTGATCCCTGATCTGGCGGCGCGCGGGCTGCTGCCCCGGATTCCGGCCTCGCAGCGGGCCGGTGTGCCCGCGGTGAACGGTCGTCCGGCCTCGGCTCCCGGCGGCGCTCCGCTGCTGGTGGCGGGCGGGCGCTGA
- a CDS encoding NAD(P)-binding domain-containing protein, with the protein MNDIGAQDAAAHEAVQEVDAVVTGAGQAGLSSAYHLRRAGFEPDRDFVVLDHSPRPGGAWQFRWPSLTYGKVHGMHSLPGMELTGADPARPSSDVIREYFDAYEQRFDLRVRRPVDVHRVREGDGGRLLVETSAGAWATRTLINATGTWDRPFWPRYPGQDTFRGRQLHTAVYPGPEAFKGQRVIVVGGGASGTQHLMEIAPYAAQTTWVTRREPVFREGPFDENWGRSAVAMVEERVRQGLAPQSVVSVTGLPVNDAIRQARADGVLDRLPMFDRITPSGVEWDDGRRVDADVILWATGFRAAIEHLAPLRLREAGGGIRIEGTRAAADPRIHLVGYGPSASTIGANRAGRAAVRDIKRLLREVPATV; encoded by the coding sequence GTGAACGACATCGGGGCACAGGACGCGGCCGCACACGAGGCGGTACAAGAGGTGGACGCGGTGGTCACAGGCGCCGGTCAGGCGGGTCTGTCCAGCGCCTATCACCTGCGCAGGGCCGGTTTCGAGCCGGACCGGGACTTCGTCGTCCTGGACCACTCGCCACGCCCCGGCGGCGCGTGGCAGTTCCGCTGGCCCTCGCTCACCTACGGGAAAGTGCACGGCATGCACTCACTCCCCGGCATGGAACTGACCGGGGCCGACCCCGCACGCCCCTCGTCGGACGTCATCCGGGAGTACTTCGACGCGTACGAGCAGCGCTTCGACCTGCGCGTGCGCCGGCCCGTCGACGTCCATCGGGTGCGTGAGGGCGACGGTGGGCGGCTGCTGGTCGAGACGTCGGCCGGCGCGTGGGCGACCCGCACCCTGATCAATGCCACGGGTACGTGGGACCGGCCGTTCTGGCCGCGCTATCCGGGGCAGGACACCTTCCGCGGGCGGCAGTTGCACACGGCCGTCTATCCCGGGCCCGAGGCGTTCAAGGGGCAGCGCGTGATCGTCGTGGGCGGCGGGGCATCGGGCACCCAGCATCTGATGGAGATCGCCCCGTACGCCGCGCAGACCACCTGGGTCACTCGGCGTGAGCCCGTCTTCCGTGAGGGGCCGTTCGACGAGAACTGGGGCCGCTCGGCCGTGGCCATGGTCGAGGAGCGGGTGCGGCAGGGGCTCGCGCCACAGAGCGTGGTCTCCGTGACGGGGCTGCCCGTCAACGACGCCATCCGGCAGGCTCGGGCCGACGGGGTGCTCGACCGGCTTCCGATGTTCGACCGCATCACGCCGAGCGGCGTCGAGTGGGACGACGGGCGGCGCGTGGACGCCGACGTCATTCTCTGGGCCACCGGCTTCCGGGCCGCCATCGAACACCTGGCACCGCTGCGGCTGCGCGAGGCGGGGGGCGGCATCCGGATCGAGGGCACCCGCGCCGCCGCCGACCCCCGCATCCACCTGGTGGGGTACGGGCCGTCGGCCAGCACGATCGGCGCGAACCGTGCGGGGCGAGCGGCGGTGCGGGACATCAAGAGGCTTCTGCGGGAGGTACCCGCCACCGTGTGA
- the mltG gene encoding endolytic transglycosylase MltG: MQTKTPRRGTIRLTRRGRIALIATGTVAAVTAVAVPLLLPEDEGRPQSLTIPEGWRSSQVYGAVDKVLGVPTGTTKKALPKAGLKLPADARGNPEGYLFPATYPINDKSTPASVLSYMVNTATKRFSGGQVTAGAERNAVNVYQTLTIASMIEAEAGSKADMGKVSRVIYNRLEQGMPLQMDSTINYALNRSTLNTRERDTEINSPYNTYARMGLPPTPIGNPGEEAMRAATNPTQGNWLYFVTVKPGDTRFTASFEEQQKNVAEFNRNQSKDQKKQGS; the protein is encoded by the coding sequence CTGCAGACCAAGACTCCGCGCCGGGGCACGATTCGACTGACGCGTCGGGGCCGGATCGCCCTGATCGCGACCGGAACCGTCGCGGCGGTCACCGCCGTGGCGGTGCCGCTGCTGCTCCCGGAAGACGAGGGACGCCCCCAATCCCTGACCATCCCGGAAGGCTGGCGCTCCAGCCAGGTGTACGGGGCCGTCGACAAGGTCCTCGGTGTGCCGACCGGCACCACGAAGAAGGCCCTTCCCAAGGCGGGCCTCAAACTCCCCGCCGACGCCCGCGGCAACCCAGAGGGTTACCTCTTCCCTGCCACGTATCCCATCAACGACAAGTCGACCCCCGCCTCCGTGCTCTCGTACATGGTGAACACGGCGACCAAGAGGTTCAGCGGCGGCCAGGTCACGGCGGGCGCCGAACGCAACGCCGTGAACGTCTACCAGACCCTCACCATCGCCAGCATGATCGAGGCCGAGGCAGGCTCCAAGGCGGACATGGGCAAGGTGTCCCGGGTCATCTACAACCGCCTCGAACAGGGCATGCCGCTCCAGATGGACTCCACGATCAACTACGCCCTGAACCGCTCCACGCTGAACACCCGTGAACGCGACACCGAGATCAACAGCCCTTACAACACCTACGCGCGCATGGGCCTGCCCCCCACCCCGATCGGTAACCCCGGCGAGGAGGCGATGCGTGCGGCAACCAACCCGACGCAGGGCAACTGGCTGTACTTCGTGACGGTGAAGCCGGGGGACACCCGCTTCACGGCGAGCTTCGAGGAGCAGCAGAAGAACGTGGCGGAGTTCAACAGGAACCAGAGCAAGGACCAGAAGAAGCAAGGGTCCTGA
- a CDS encoding ABC transporter ATP-binding protein: MPHDEPKWTPQPLVPGQEEQPRQIRRILRLFRPYRARLSVVGLLVGAASLVSVATPFLLKEILDTAIPQGRTGLLSLLALGMILSAVVTSIFGVLQTLISTTVGQRVMHDLRTAVYGRLQSMSLAFFTRTRTGEVQSRIASDIGGMQATVTSTATSLVSNFTSVIATIVAMLALDWRLTAVSLLLLPVFVWISRRVGRERKKIATQRQKQMAAMAATVTESLSVSGILLGRTMGRADSLTRSFADESERLVDLEVRSNMAGRWRMAVISIVMAAMPAVIYWTAGLALQTGGPTVSIGTLVAFVSLQQGLFRPTVSLLSTGVQIQTSLALFQRIFEYLDLPIDITEPEHPVRLDKIKGEVRFEDVEFRYDGDDGQSRPILDGIDITVPAGGSLAVVGPTGSGKSTLSYLVPRLYDVTGGRVTIDGVDVRDLDFDTLARAVGVVSQETYLFHASVAENLRFAKPDATDDELIAAAGAAQIHDHIASLPDGYDTVVGERGHRFSGGEKQRLAIARTILRDPPVLILDEATSALDTHTEHAVQEAIDALSADRTTLTIAHRLSTVRGADQIVVLDAGRTAERGTHEELLERGDRYAALVRRDAQLEPAT, translated from the coding sequence ATGCCACACGACGAACCCAAGTGGACACCGCAGCCCCTGGTCCCCGGCCAGGAGGAACAGCCGCGGCAGATCCGCCGCATCCTGCGCCTCTTCCGCCCTTACCGCGCCCGTCTCTCGGTCGTCGGCCTGCTGGTCGGCGCCGCCTCCCTGGTCTCGGTCGCCACCCCCTTCCTGCTGAAGGAGATCCTCGACACCGCCATCCCGCAGGGGCGGACGGGCCTGCTGAGCCTGCTGGCCCTCGGGATGATCCTCAGCGCGGTCGTCACCAGCATCTTCGGCGTCCTGCAGACCCTGATCAGTACGACGGTCGGGCAGCGCGTCATGCACGATCTGCGCACCGCTGTCTACGGCCGGCTGCAGAGCATGTCGCTCGCCTTCTTCACCAGGACCCGCACCGGTGAGGTCCAGTCCCGCATCGCCAGCGACATCGGCGGCATGCAGGCGACGGTCACCTCCACCGCCACCTCCCTGGTCTCGAACTTCACCAGCGTGATCGCCACGATCGTCGCCATGCTCGCCCTCGACTGGCGCCTGACGGCCGTGTCGCTGCTCCTGCTGCCCGTCTTCGTGTGGATCAGCCGCCGGGTCGGCCGCGAGCGCAAGAAGATCGCCACGCAGCGGCAGAAGCAGATGGCCGCGATGGCGGCGACGGTCACCGAATCGCTCTCCGTCAGCGGCATCCTGCTGGGTCGCACGATGGGCCGCGCCGACTCGCTCACCCGGTCCTTCGCCGACGAGTCCGAGCGCCTCGTCGACCTCGAGGTCCGCTCGAACATGGCGGGTCGCTGGCGCATGGCCGTCATCTCGATCGTCATGGCCGCCATGCCTGCCGTCATCTACTGGACCGCGGGCCTCGCACTCCAGACGGGCGGCCCGACGGTCTCGATCGGCACACTCGTGGCCTTCGTCTCGCTCCAGCAGGGCCTGTTCCGGCCCACCGTGAGCCTGCTGTCCACCGGCGTACAGATCCAGACCTCGCTCGCGCTCTTCCAGCGCATCTTCGAGTATCTGGACCTGCCCATCGACATCACCGAGCCCGAGCACCCGGTGCGCCTGGACAAGATCAAGGGCGAAGTCCGCTTCGAAGACGTCGAGTTCCGCTACGACGGCGACGACGGCCAGAGCCGCCCGATCCTCGACGGCATCGACATCACCGTCCCCGCCGGCGGCAGCCTGGCCGTCGTCGGCCCCACCGGATCGGGAAAGTCGACCCTCAGCTATCTGGTGCCGCGGCTGTACGACGTGACGGGCGGGCGCGTCACGATCGACGGTGTGGACGTGCGCGACCTGGACTTCGACACGCTGGCCCGTGCGGTCGGCGTCGTCTCCCAGGAGACGTATCTCTTCCACGCGTCGGTCGCCGAGAACCTTCGTTTCGCCAAGCCCGACGCCACGGACGACGAGCTGATCGCGGCAGCGGGCGCCGCCCAGATCCACGACCACATCGCGTCCCTCCCCGATGGTTACGACACGGTGGTCGGCGAGCGCGGCCACCGCTTCTCCGGAGGCGAGAAACAGCGCCTCGCCATCGCCCGTACGATCCTGCGCGATCCGCCCGTGCTCATCCTGGACGAGGCGACCAGCGCCCTGGACACGCACACCGAGCACGCCGTGCAGGAGGCCATCGACGCCCTGTCCGCCGACCGGACGACCCTCACGATCGCCCACCGGCTCTCCACCGTCCGCGGTGCCGACCAGATCGTGGTCCTGGACGCGGGCCGGACCGCCGAGCGCGGCACCCACGAGGAGCTCCTGGAAAGGGGTGACCGTTACGCCGCCCTGGTCCGAAGAGACGCCCAACTGGAGCCAGCGACATGA
- a CDS encoding MarR family transcriptional regulator, with protein sequence MNTPDADGLLAEQLLRLTRRLHRIQKRHLVPIGITPAQSRLLRTLVQYDSPPRMADLAERLEVVPRAVTSLVDGLEAGDLVRRVPDPTNRRVIRIELTDAGRKSLRELRSARRAAAEDILAPLDAEQREQLGGLLNALFDVPDVRRC encoded by the coding sequence ATGAACACCCCGGACGCCGACGGACTGCTCGCCGAACAGCTGCTGCGGCTGACCCGCAGGCTGCACCGCATCCAGAAGCGCCATCTGGTGCCGATCGGCATCACCCCGGCCCAGTCACGCCTGCTGCGCACCCTCGTGCAGTACGACTCCCCGCCCCGCATGGCCGACCTCGCCGAGCGCCTCGAGGTGGTCCCGCGCGCCGTGACGAGCCTGGTCGACGGCCTGGAGGCCGGTGATCTCGTGCGCCGCGTCCCCGATCCGACCAACCGCCGGGTGATCCGTATCGAGCTCACGGACGCGGGGCGCAAGTCGCTGAGGGAGTTGCGCAGCGCGCGCCGGGCCGCCGCGGAGGACATCCTTGCCCCACTGGACGCGGAGCAGCGCGAGCAGCTGGGCGGCCTGCTGAACGCGTTGTTCGATGTGCCGGACGTCCGCCGCTGCTGA